AGAAACTGTTGGCGAAGCATCTGCTTTACCCTTAGTTAAAACATCAATGCTGTTATTTGCTAAATTTAATTTAGCTATTTGTGTCCCTTCACCCCTACCTTTTTGATACATAAATACTAAATTCTTAGCATCAGGAGTATAGTTAGGATCAAAAGCTTGATAAGTTCTAGTTGTAACTAAAGATGATTGTGGATACTTAGAGTTAACTGCAGCCATATAAATATTAGGCTTACCTCCTCTATCAGAAGTAAATACAACAGTACTTCCATTAGGAGAAAATTGTGGAGCAGTGTTTATACCATTTATAGTAAGCTGCTTTAAATCTTTATTTGCTAAATTCATAACATAGATATTAGTTTGCTCTGAATAACCTTTTGATAAAGCTAAAACAATCGACTTATCATCAGGTGAGAATGATGGAGCACTGTTTATACCTTTAAACTTAGCTATTTCTCTTACCTTACCAGTAGCCAGCTCTATAGTATAAATTCCCATACTACCACCAACATAACTAGAATAAATTATAAACTTACCATCATGAGACCAAGAAGGTGTCGCAATAGGATTATCTGTTTGTCTTAATATAGTATGTTTATTATTACCATCATAGTCAGAAACAACTAACTCATATACTCTTCCATATCTAGAATATGGATTTGTAACTTTCACATAAGCTAACTTTGTCAAGAAAAACCCTTCATCTCCAGTAATAGCTTTATAAGCATAATTTGCTATCTTATGAGCTAAAACTCTTTCTAACGAAGTGCTTATACCGTTATAAGATACTGATCTAATATAACTGGTATCATTTCTTTTTAAGATAATTACTTCAACACTAAAATTATCAGATGAATTCTTTTTATAATTAGTTAAAACAACATAATCCGAGTTTATATCTTTCCAAGGAACATCATGACTAGACTTTATTTCGTATTTAATATCATCATTAGCTTCCATTGCGCCATTGTTATTTAAATCTGCAGTAATTACAGAATTAACACCTTGAGAGAAATCATCTACTATATTA
This region of Francisella frigiditurris genomic DNA includes:
- a CDS encoding PD40 domain-containing protein, yielding MRKILGIFTIFIFLSTSSYADLTAEVTSGVIQKPLVTVVSNNIVDDFSQGVNSVITADLNNNGAMEANDDIKYEIKSSHDVPWKDINSDYVVLTNYKKNSSDNFSVEVIILKRNDTSYIRSVSYNGISTSLERVLAHKIANYAYKAITGDEGFFLTKLAYVKVTNPYSRYGRVYELVVSDYDGNNKHTILRQTDNPIATPSWSHDGKFIIYSSYVGGSMGIYTIELATGKVREIAKFKGINSAPSFSPDDKSIVLALSKGYSEQTNIYVMNLANKDLKQLTINGINTAPQFSPNGSTVVFTSDRGGKPNIYMAAVNSKYPQSSLVTTRTYQAFDPNYTPDAKNLVFMYQKGRGEGTQIAKLNLANNSIDVLTKGKADASPTVSPYGDMAAYISTNSRGYTSLSMVSLDGEKQFSVDSSNDAKTLLQSPSWSPKNF